A single Curtobacterium sp. MCJR17_020 DNA region contains:
- a CDS encoding DoxX family protein: protein MRTTSTSIGLTALRIVLGVVFIAHGAQKFAQGIPNVAQGFSGMGVPLADVAAPLVAGLELVGGVLLVLGIATRVVGVLLAVDMVVAGLLAHATAGFFSQDGGFEYVLVLAVGSLVVALTGPGRFSLDAVFLAASRRRRGVQEPLPA from the coding sequence ATGCGAACGACATCGACCTCCATCGGCCTGACCGCGCTCCGCATCGTCCTCGGGGTGGTGTTCATCGCCCACGGCGCGCAGAAGTTCGCCCAGGGCATCCCGAACGTCGCCCAGGGCTTCTCCGGCATGGGCGTCCCGCTCGCCGACGTCGCCGCGCCCCTGGTGGCCGGCCTCGAACTCGTCGGCGGCGTGCTGCTCGTGCTCGGCATCGCGACCCGCGTCGTGGGCGTCCTGCTCGCCGTCGACATGGTCGTCGCCGGGCTGTTGGCACACGCGACCGCCGGGTTCTTCTCGCAGGACGGCGGGTTCGAGTACGTGCTCGTCCTGGCGGTCGGGTCGCTCGTTGTGGCACTGACCGGACCCGGGCGGTTCTCGCTCGACGCGGTGTTCCTGGCGGCGTCCCGTCGCCGTCGTGGCGTGCAGGAGCCCCTGCCCGCCTGA
- a CDS encoding DUF3072 domain-containing protein: MSDAEETLGGARPDPSTDASKDPEQWVTGDEPMTGPQRSYLDTLAREAGEELSADLTKAEASEHIDRLQQQTGRGTDTSGS; the protein is encoded by the coding sequence ATGAGTGATGCAGAAGAGACCCTCGGCGGCGCCCGTCCGGACCCGTCGACCGACGCGAGCAAGGACCCCGAGCAGTGGGTCACCGGTGACGAGCCGATGACCGGACCGCAGCGCAGCTACCTCGACACCCTGGCCCGCGAAGCCGGCGAGGAGCTCTCCGCCGACCTGACCAAGGCCGAGGCCTCGGAGCACATCGACCGCCTGCAGCAGCAGACCGGCCGCGGCACGGACACCTCGGGTTCCTGA